The Pedobacter mucosus genome window below encodes:
- a CDS encoding BT_3928 family protein: MKNILLSFSRFFVGILFIFSGLIKANDPLGFGYKLQEYFEVFHLDFLSGAATGFAILLCTLEIVLGALLLLGFWGKKISWGLLLLIVFFTLLTFISATFKVVTSCGCFGDAIPLTPWQSFGKDLILLVLIIFIFLNKNMIFPIIKNEVNQKYTAILIALVSLLFGLYTYNFLPILDFLPYKVGAHIPSLMVIPPGEKPDEFEIMYHLKNKKTKAEKDLSDKAYLKTEIWKDNSWEIIGEPSKRLVKKGYDPKIKDLIITDASGTDYTKELIENPYYNLIFVAYNLKHVNEKAVGNLNALALNATQQFNIRTVFLTSNSAQDAETFIKKSNLFSEVFYADAVPLKSMVRSNPGILLLKNGVIINKWHFHNVPSFDQLSKKYFEQ; encoded by the coding sequence ATGAAGAATATACTATTAAGCTTTTCGAGATTTTTTGTTGGCATATTATTCATTTTCTCTGGATTAATTAAGGCTAATGATCCACTTGGATTTGGTTATAAACTTCAAGAATATTTTGAAGTCTTTCACCTCGATTTTTTAAGTGGCGCTGCAACAGGTTTTGCAATTTTGCTATGCACTTTAGAAATTGTATTGGGCGCTTTATTACTTTTAGGTTTTTGGGGTAAAAAAATATCTTGGGGATTATTATTGCTAATTGTATTTTTTACCCTTTTAACTTTTATCTCAGCTACCTTTAAAGTTGTTACCAGCTGCGGCTGTTTTGGAGACGCGATTCCACTAACACCATGGCAATCATTCGGCAAAGATTTGATCTTGCTCGTTTTAATAATATTTATTTTTTTAAATAAAAACATGATTTTTCCAATCATAAAAAATGAGGTTAATCAAAAGTATACTGCCATTTTGATAGCCTTAGTTTCTTTATTATTTGGATTGTATACTTATAATTTCTTGCCTATTTTAGATTTTCTTCCTTACAAAGTTGGTGCTCATATTCCTTCTTTAATGGTTATCCCGCCAGGAGAAAAACCAGATGAATTTGAAATTATGTATCACCTTAAAAATAAAAAAACTAAAGCAGAAAAAGATCTTAGTGATAAGGCTTATTTAAAAACCGAGATTTGGAAAGATAATAGTTGGGAAATTATTGGTGAACCATCAAAAAGATTGGTGAAAAAAGGTTACGATCCAAAAATCAAAGATTTGATCATTACCGATGCATCTGGCACGGATTATACTAAAGAATTAATTGAGAATCCTTATTATAATTTGATTTTTGTCGCCTACAATTTAAAGCATGTAAACGAGAAGGCAGTAGGAAATTTAAATGCTTTAGCGTTAAATGCAACGCAGCAGTTCAATATACGTACGGTGTTTTTAACATCAAATTCTGCTCAGGATGCTGAAACTTTTATTAAAAAAAGTAATCTTTTTTCTGAGGTTTTTTATGCTGATGCGGTTCCCTTAAAAAGTATGGTACGATCAAATCCTGGTATTTTGCTTTTAAAAAACGGAGTAATCATTAATAAATGGCACTTCCACAATGTTCCAAGTTTTGATCAATTAAGCAAAAAATATTTCGAACAATAA
- a CDS encoding BrxA/BrxB family bacilliredoxin: protein MYPEYLVEPMRKELTNVGFEELKSAQDVDQAIKGEGTVLVIVNSVCGCAAANARPAARAAAAHEKHPDRLVTVFAGMEKEAVDQARNYMMPFPPSSPAMALFKDGKLVHMIERHQIEGRPAQMIADNLIGAFEQYC, encoded by the coding sequence ATGTATCCAGAATATTTAGTAGAACCAATGCGTAAGGAATTAACTAACGTAGGTTTTGAAGAATTAAAAAGTGCTCAAGACGTTGATCAAGCTATTAAAGGCGAAGGAACTGTGTTGGTAATTGTAAATTCAGTTTGCGGTTGTGCAGCAGCAAATGCTCGTCCGGCAGCAAGGGCGGCAGCAGCTCATGAAAAACATCCTGATAGATTAGTTACTGTTTTTGCAGGAATGGAAAAAGAAGCAGTAGACCAAGCTAGAAATTATATGATGCCTTTTCCTCCATCATCTCCAGCAATGGCGTTATTTAAAGATGGTAAATTGGTTCATATGATTGAACGTCACCAAATTGAAGGCAGACCGGCGCAAATGATTGCTGATAATTTAATCGGTGCTTTTGAACAATACTGTTAA
- a CDS encoding M28 family peptidase, with protein MKIKILIALLFASLSSYAQTSTENYFKLTRAGFQEKNAYTTTAFVEKYFRVPGNTGFNASIHYVEAILKKAGYKEQKQIESEYPLTYRIEKRPLKNKTWEPVNANIDIIGDPQPLISYKTNRNMIPINCGSTPTAGVTAEVVYLPKATAAEIEKLDLKGKIIFSENNPSRLLAMALKAGAIGVLGYSMPAYTKPEIHQTSIQFGSMKADSEVWSLLLSYAAKEKLKAACSKGVTKLKVNIETKIYSSEELTIVANLKGSINPNERFVFSAHVQEPGANDNASGVGTLAEMARLSAELYQSKKINPQRTLTFLWGDEISSTRRYITEDTTRAKGIMWGMSLDMVGEDTKKTGGSFLIEKMPDPSAIWTRGNDKHTEWGAGNVTEKDLFPHYFNDFIFDICKTQGKFANWTVNYNPFEGGSDHTPFLQNKIPGLLMWHFTDVFYHTDNDRIDKVSPVEMKNVAISGLTAAYTLTSANENTATTTVSQVKTDALIRLQTEFDLSKKAISNGKSVADEKHIIEVWSKWYVDALATINKMPVKTETTKVGSSIKAATLEIEKQTNIYLEDLK; from the coding sequence ATGAAAATAAAGATACTTATTGCGCTGCTTTTTGCAAGTTTGTCGAGCTATGCCCAAACCTCTACAGAAAATTATTTCAAATTAACACGAGCTGGTTTTCAAGAAAAAAATGCTTACACAACAACAGCATTTGTCGAAAAATATTTTCGTGTACCCGGAAATACAGGTTTCAATGCAAGCATTCATTATGTTGAAGCAATTTTAAAAAAGGCAGGTTATAAAGAACAGAAACAAATCGAATCTGAATATCCATTGACATATCGTATTGAAAAGCGACCATTAAAAAATAAGACTTGGGAGCCTGTAAATGCAAATATTGATATTATTGGAGATCCGCAACCGTTAATATCTTACAAAACAAACCGCAATATGATTCCGATTAATTGTGGTTCTACACCAACTGCTGGCGTTACTGCAGAAGTTGTCTATTTACCTAAAGCAACCGCTGCAGAAATAGAAAAACTCGATTTAAAGGGGAAAATCATTTTCTCAGAAAACAATCCTTCAAGATTATTGGCAATGGCATTAAAAGCTGGAGCTATTGGCGTTTTAGGTTATTCGATGCCAGCTTATACCAAACCAGAAATTCATCAAACTTCTATTCAGTTTGGTAGTATGAAAGCGGATAGCGAGGTTTGGTCACTTCTTTTGTCATATGCAGCGAAAGAAAAACTTAAAGCTGCTTGCTCAAAAGGTGTTACGAAGCTAAAAGTCAACATTGAAACTAAAATTTATTCTTCAGAAGAACTTACAATTGTAGCCAATTTAAAAGGAAGTATTAATCCAAATGAGCGCTTCGTTTTTAGCGCACATGTGCAAGAACCAGGTGCAAATGATAATGCTAGCGGTGTTGGTACACTTGCTGAAATGGCACGACTTTCAGCAGAATTATATCAATCGAAAAAGATCAATCCGCAACGTACGTTAACTTTTTTATGGGGAGATGAAATAAGCTCTACTAGAAGATATATAACAGAAGATACCACCCGTGCAAAAGGAATAATGTGGGGAATGAGTTTAGATATGGTTGGTGAAGACACTAAAAAAACCGGTGGATCATTTTTAATAGAAAAAATGCCTGATCCTTCGGCAATCTGGACTAGAGGAAATGATAAACATACAGAATGGGGTGCTGGAAATGTTACTGAAAAAGATCTTTTTCCACATTACTTCAACGACTTTATTTTCGATATCTGTAAAACACAAGGCAAATTTGCAAACTGGACCGTAAATTATAATCCTTTTGAGGGAGGAAGCGATCATACTCCGTTTTTACAAAACAAAATTCCTGGTTTATTGATGTGGCATTTTACGGATGTTTTTTACCATACTGATAACGATAGAATTGATAAAGTTTCACCAGTTGAGATGAAGAATGTTGCCATTAGTGGATTAACTGCAGCTTACACGCTTACATCTGCAAATGAAAACACAGCAACAACTACGGTTTCGCAAGTTAAAACTGATGCCTTAATTCGCTTACAAACAGAATTTGACCTAAGCAAAAAAGCGATAAGCAATGGTAAATCAGTTGCCGATGAAAAACATATTATTGAAGTTTGGAGTAAATGGTATGTTGACGCCTTAGCAACTATTAATAAAATGCCAGTGAAAACTGAAACGACAAAAGTTGGCTCATCGATTAAGGCAGCTACCTTGGAAATTGAGAAACAAACGAATATCTATTTAGAGGATTTGAAATAG
- a CDS encoding DUF1599 domain-containing protein — MAQTNTVVEFDEVIAICRSLFLKKTKDYGTAWRILRLTSITDQIFIKAQRIRTLEEKKISKVGENITSEYIGIVNYCVIAMMQLELNDQDPNELPFSQIEGLFEEKVGETKDLMFAKNHDYGEAWRDMRISSLTDLILMKILRVKQIEDNEGQTLASEGVKANYQDMLNYSVFALIKLGVK, encoded by the coding sequence TTGGCACAAACAAATACCGTTGTAGAATTTGATGAAGTAATCGCAATTTGCAGATCATTATTCTTAAAAAAAACTAAAGATTATGGCACTGCATGGCGCATTTTAAGGCTAACCTCCATAACTGATCAGATCTTTATTAAAGCGCAACGCATTCGCACTTTAGAAGAAAAAAAGATTAGCAAAGTTGGCGAAAATATAACTTCCGAATATATAGGTATCGTAAATTATTGTGTAATCGCAATGATGCAATTGGAACTAAATGATCAGGATCCAAATGAATTGCCTTTTTCTCAAATTGAAGGTCTATTTGAAGAGAAAGTTGGCGAAACCAAAGATTTAATGTTTGCCAAAAACCACGATTATGGCGAAGCTTGGCGAGATATGCGTATCAGTTCATTAACTGATCTCATTTTAATGAAAATTTTAAGGGTTAAACAAATTGAAGATAATGAGGGCCAAACATTAGCTTCTGAAGGTGTAAAAGCAAACTACCAGGATATGTTAAATTATTCTGTTTTTGCTTTAATTAAATTAGGTGTTAAATAA
- a CDS encoding DUF2752 domain-containing protein, translating into MGLKNHNIFDWFSKHLLACPFKSYFGIDCPGCGLQRSILALFKGNFVESFTFYPATIPLIFIIIFTFIHIKWDFKFGAQLIKIVFSGIAVIILINYIYKIYTHQLLN; encoded by the coding sequence ATGGGATTAAAAAATCATAATATTTTTGATTGGTTTAGTAAACATCTATTAGCCTGTCCATTTAAATCTTATTTTGGAATAGATTGCCCAGGTTGCGGATTACAACGCTCTATATTAGCACTATTTAAGGGGAATTTTGTAGAATCTTTTACTTTTTATCCTGCAACAATTCCACTCATCTTTATTATAATCTTCACTTTCATCCATATAAAATGGGATTTTAAATTCGGGGCGCAGCTTATCAAAATTGTTTTTTCTGGTATTGCAGTAATTATCTTAATCAATTATATTTACAAAATATACACCCATCAACTACTAAATTAA
- the crtD gene encoding 1-hydroxycarotenoid 3,4-desaturase CrtD: MPKPKAIIIGAGIAGIASAIRMAVKGYDVEIFESNRYAGGKLAEINTEGFRFDAGPSLFTMPQYVDDLFKLAGKNPSDYFKYEKLEETCKYFYEDGLRLTAFADLDKFANEIENKTDSTAIEIKKFLNKSEIIYQVTHQVFLERTLHKIKSYLHWDTVKSIFRFGKIDAFRTQSTANESFFKDKRIRQLFNRYATYNGSNPYQAPATLNVIPHFENHFGAFLPKKGMYSIITSLVKLAEDLGAQFHFNKKVDEIVYGDEGKNSKIKGVNSDNLFYPAEIVVSNLDIWFTYKNLLPDFPSPAKLLSQERSSSALIFYWGIKGEYPELGLHNILFAENYKAEFDAIWNDQTVYEDPTIYINITSKHIETDAPEGFENWFVMINVPANNGQNWDELIAIARVDILKKIERLLKKDIAENIICEQILDPRSIESKTGSYQGSLYGNSSNNQFAAFLRHPNFISKIDNLYFCGGSVHPGGGIPLALLSAKIIDDEIRKTNY, from the coding sequence ATGCCTAAACCAAAAGCAATAATTATTGGAGCTGGGATTGCGGGAATTGCCTCAGCAATACGAATGGCTGTAAAAGGTTATGATGTAGAAATTTTTGAATCTAATCGATATGCCGGAGGAAAGCTCGCTGAAATTAATACAGAAGGCTTCCGTTTTGATGCTGGGCCAAGCCTTTTTACTATGCCTCAATATGTTGATGATCTCTTTAAATTGGCTGGCAAAAATCCTTCAGATTATTTTAAATATGAAAAACTTGAAGAAACTTGCAAATATTTTTATGAAGATGGATTAAGGCTAACCGCTTTTGCTGACTTAGATAAATTTGCCAATGAAATTGAAAACAAAACAGATTCTACGGCTATAGAAATCAAAAAGTTCTTGAATAAAAGCGAGATCATTTATCAGGTTACACATCAAGTTTTTTTGGAGCGAACGCTACATAAAATCAAAAGTTATTTGCATTGGGATACTGTAAAATCTATTTTTAGATTCGGTAAAATTGATGCTTTCAGAACTCAGAGTACAGCTAACGAATCCTTTTTTAAAGATAAGAGGATAAGGCAACTATTTAATCGATATGCAACTTATAATGGATCAAACCCTTATCAAGCTCCTGCAACTTTAAATGTAATACCACATTTCGAAAATCATTTTGGCGCTTTTTTACCAAAAAAAGGAATGTATAGCATAATTACTTCGCTGGTAAAACTGGCAGAGGATTTAGGTGCTCAATTTCATTTTAATAAAAAGGTAGATGAGATAGTTTACGGCGATGAAGGAAAAAATTCAAAAATAAAAGGTGTTAATTCTGATAATCTTTTTTATCCGGCAGAAATAGTGGTTTCCAACTTGGATATCTGGTTTACTTATAAAAACTTGCTGCCAGATTTTCCTTCCCCGGCCAAATTGTTAAGCCAGGAACGAAGTAGTTCTGCGTTGATTTTTTATTGGGGAATTAAGGGGGAATATCCAGAACTAGGATTGCATAACATTCTATTTGCTGAAAATTACAAAGCCGAATTTGATGCGATTTGGAATGACCAAACTGTTTACGAAGATCCAACCATTTACATCAACATCACTTCAAAACACATAGAAACCGATGCCCCCGAAGGTTTTGAAAATTGGTTTGTAATGATAAATGTCCCTGCTAATAACGGTCAAAACTGGGATGAATTGATTGCGATAGCAAGAGTAGATATCCTTAAGAAAATAGAGCGACTGCTTAAAAAAGACATCGCAGAAAATATTATCTGCGAACAGATTCTAGATCCGAGAAGTATAGAAAGTAAAACGGGTTCATATCAAGGTTCTTTGTATGGAAACAGCTCCAATAACCAATTTGCAGCATTTTTAAGGCATCCAAATTTTATTTCGAAGATCGATAATTTATATTTCTGCGGAGGAAGTGTACACCCAGGCGGAGGAATTCCTTTGGCTTTATTATCTGCAAAAATAATAGATGATGAAATTCGCAAAACAAATTACTAA
- a CDS encoding CCC motif membrane protein, producing the protein MSNEEGTTPEENQSNQPDSYKPAQPFANGPVTPPPFQPNAAFNQFGGMGQQNLPNSTASLVLGILAIPACCFYGIFGIIFGVIAWVLASGDLKKYNLNPGAYTLSSYKNSKAGKLCGIIAVSISVLFIIIIIIFGAAIVSNPQLIQEMLKNAK; encoded by the coding sequence ATGTCAAACGAAGAAGGAACTACACCAGAAGAGAATCAATCCAATCAGCCTGATAGTTATAAACCAGCTCAACCTTTCGCTAATGGACCAGTTACACCACCGCCATTTCAGCCAAATGCTGCATTTAATCAATTTGGTGGAATGGGACAACAAAACTTACCTAACTCAACAGCCAGTTTAGTTTTGGGTATTTTAGCTATTCCTGCTTGTTGTTTTTATGGAATTTTTGGGATAATATTTGGTGTTATTGCATGGGTTTTAGCATCTGGCGATCTTAAAAAGTATAATTTAAATCCTGGTGCTTATACATTATCATCTTATAAAAATAGTAAGGCCGGTAAACTGTGTGGCATAATTGCTGTAAGTATTAGTGTGCTTTTCATTATCATTATCATAATTTTTGGTGCTGCAATTGTTAGTAACCCTCAATTAATTCAGGAGATGTTAAAGAACGCTAAATAA
- the cdaA gene encoding diadenylate cyclase CdaA, which yields MKGFDFDFLKVSVTDVVDIVLVALLIYYVYTLIRNTLAVNLLVGMFIITVFYWVVKALHMELLTTIIDKFMSVGIIALIVIFHPEIRRFLLLIGKNAFLQKNKAWWGYLFGRKEIERNNLARIKPIIDACKTMKKTRTGALMVFVKFYDEQFFANSCEVVDAKISKRLLESIFQKNSPLHDGAVVISENKIKSASCILPLTDNDQLPSQFGLRHRAGIGVSETTDAVAVIISEETGEISYAKQGRVRMNVSFGELEKLLNKDF from the coding sequence ATGAAGGGATTTGATTTCGATTTTTTAAAAGTTTCAGTAACTGATGTAGTTGATATTGTGCTTGTAGCACTTTTAATATACTATGTTTACACCCTCATTCGCAATACTTTAGCTGTAAATCTATTGGTGGGCATGTTTATTATTACCGTTTTTTATTGGGTAGTAAAGGCTTTGCACATGGAGTTGCTAACCACCATCATTGATAAGTTTATGAGTGTTGGTATCATTGCACTTATCGTTATTTTTCATCCTGAAATAAGGCGTTTTTTACTACTCATTGGTAAAAATGCTTTTTTACAGAAAAACAAAGCGTGGTGGGGTTATTTGTTCGGTAGAAAAGAAATTGAACGTAATAATTTAGCCCGAATAAAACCCATAATTGATGCCTGTAAAACGATGAAAAAAACAAGAACAGGTGCTTTAATGGTATTTGTGAAGTTTTATGATGAGCAGTTTTTTGCCAACAGTTGTGAGGTGGTTGATGCTAAAATTTCAAAGCGACTTTTAGAAAGTATATTTCAAAAAAATAGTCCGTTGCATGATGGAGCCGTTGTAATTTCAGAAAACAAAATTAAAAGTGCGAGCTGTATTTTACCATTAACAGATAACGATCAATTGCCTTCTCAATTTGGATTAAGGCATAGAGCAGGTATTGGGGTTTCAGAAACGACAGATGCTGTTGCCGTTATTATTTCAGAAGAAACAGGCGAAATTTCTTACGCAAAACAAGGAAGAGTAAGAATGAATGTCTCGTTTGGTGAGCTGGAAAAGTTGCTCAATAAAGATTTTTAG
- a CDS encoding ABC transporter permease: protein MLGYALKKLFYGLLVMAGVVFVVFVLFNILPGDPARMTMGQRADVQSLEAVRKEFGLDRSKPMQLVLYINDLSPISLLDKDYITQQKYHYIQLASTEKKAIVLKWPYLRSSYQTKRDVTAILSETVPNTFILALTAMIFATIIGVFLGILSAVYKDSWIDKAANAFAILGISAPSFFAGIIIAWLFGFVLSNYTGLRMSGSLYSYDPFKGEILTLRNLWLPMITLGLRPLAIIVQLTRSAMLDVLAQDYIRTARAKGLSRNAIIYKHALKNAMNPVITAISGWFASLLAGSFFVEYIFGYNGLGRTTVAALEMSDFPVVMGSILFIAFVFVVINILVDILYAFVDPRVKL, encoded by the coding sequence ATGTTAGGATACGCACTAAAAAAGCTTTTTTATGGATTGTTAGTTATGGCTGGCGTCGTATTTGTAGTTTTTGTGCTTTTTAATATTTTACCTGGTGATCCAGCCAGGATGACAATGGGGCAAAGAGCCGATGTACAATCTTTAGAAGCAGTACGGAAAGAATTTGGATTAGACCGATCTAAACCTATGCAACTCGTATTGTATATTAATGATTTATCACCAATTAGTTTGCTGGATAAAGATTATATAACGCAACAAAAATATCATTATATACAACTTGCTAGCACAGAAAAAAAGGCCATTGTGCTAAAGTGGCCCTATTTACGAAGTTCATATCAAACCAAAAGGGATGTAACTGCAATACTTTCTGAAACCGTTCCAAACACATTCATTCTAGCGCTTACGGCAATGATTTTTGCTACAATAATTGGTGTTTTTTTAGGCATTTTATCTGCAGTTTATAAAGATTCGTGGATTGATAAAGCTGCAAATGCTTTTGCCATTTTAGGGATTTCTGCCCCGTCTTTCTTCGCTGGAATTATCATTGCTTGGCTTTTTGGCTTTGTTTTGAGTAATTATACAGGTTTGAGAATGAGTGGAAGTTTATATAGTTATGATCCTTTTAAAGGTGAAATTTTAACTTTACGAAATTTATGGTTACCTATGATTACTTTAGGATTAAGACCATTAGCAATTATTGTTCAACTAACCAGAAGCGCAATGTTGGATGTTTTAGCACAAGATTATATTCGAACTGCAAGGGCAAAAGGGTTGAGTAGAAATGCGATCATTTATAAACATGCACTTAAAAATGCCATGAACCCTGTAATAACCGCCATATCGGGATGGTTTGCGTCTTTGCTAGCCGGATCATTTTTTGTAGAATATATATTTGGTTATAACGGTTTAGGTAGAACAACGGTTGCCGCCTTAGAAATGTCGGATTTTCCGGTTGTAATGGGCTCTATTTTATTTATTGCCTTTGTATTTGTTGTCATAAATATTTTGGTCGATATACTTTATGCATTTGTTGATCCAAGAGTGAAACTTTAA
- a CDS encoding YkvA family protein, with protein MNLNREEILNFFKKSQNRATVILKDKDKANKTIKNALGKAVTNKDNLEGIWSKMVLLFAVAKDYINGDYVEIPKRSIIAIFGGLVYFLSPIDVIPDFVPVLGFVDDIFVLNLVYRQVVKDLDKYKTWKDNQLKSINNVNGIKKS; from the coding sequence ATGAATCTGAACAGGGAAGAAATCTTAAATTTCTTTAAAAAATCACAAAACCGGGCTACGGTAATTTTAAAGGATAAAGATAAGGCTAACAAAACTATTAAAAATGCATTGGGCAAAGCCGTAACCAATAAAGATAATTTAGAAGGTATATGGTCAAAAATGGTGTTACTTTTTGCTGTTGCGAAAGATTATATTAACGGTGATTATGTTGAAATTCCTAAAAGATCAATCATTGCTATATTTGGCGGGTTAGTTTATTTCCTTTCTCCTATAGATGTAATTCCTGATTTCGTTCCTGTGCTTGGGTTTGTAGATGATATTTTCGTCCTCAATTTAGTTTACAGACAAGTAGTTAAAGATCTGGATAAATACAAAACATGGAAAGATAATCAACTAAAATCTATCAATAATGTAAATGGGATTAAAAAATCATAA
- the folP gene encoding dihydropteroate synthase — protein sequence MIEKNFFKPKQSINVKGKLIDLSSPKVMGILNITPDSFYSNSRTKSVNDALTKTEQYLKEGATFIDVGGYSSRPGAKNIAAEEELSRLVPIIKSLINAFPEVIISVDTFRARVAEECVYVGASIINDISAGDMDELMFKTIAKLKVPYIMMHMQGTPQNMQQNPNYKNVLLDVIDYFSNKVSELTALKIHDVIIDPGFGFGKTIEHNYELLNQLEAFKIFKLPILAGVSRKGMIHKVLESKAEEALNGTSVLNTIALQKGAGILRVHDVKEAMECIKLVAMLK from the coding sequence ATGATAGAAAAAAACTTTTTCAAGCCAAAACAAAGCATAAATGTTAAGGGAAAATTAATCGATTTGAGTTCTCCTAAAGTGATGGGAATTCTCAACATTACACCTGATTCTTTCTATAGTAATAGCAGGACAAAATCGGTAAATGACGCTTTAACAAAAACCGAACAATACTTAAAAGAAGGCGCTACCTTTATAGATGTTGGTGGTTATTCGTCCAGACCTGGAGCAAAGAATATTGCTGCAGAAGAAGAGTTATCAAGATTAGTTCCCATTATAAAGAGTTTAATAAACGCGTTTCCAGAGGTAATAATCTCTGTTGATACCTTTAGAGCAAGGGTTGCCGAAGAGTGTGTTTATGTAGGAGCAAGTATTATAAATGATATTTCTGCCGGGGACATGGACGAACTTATGTTTAAAACTATTGCAAAGCTTAAAGTGCCTTACATCATGATGCATATGCAGGGAACGCCTCAAAATATGCAACAAAACCCTAACTATAAAAATGTTTTGCTTGATGTAATTGATTATTTTTCTAACAAAGTAAGTGAATTGACTGCGTTAAAAATACACGATGTGATTATTGATCCTGGTTTTGGGTTTGGAAAAACCATTGAACATAATTACGAGCTATTAAATCAACTCGAGGCATTTAAAATTTTTAAATTACCAATTCTTGCTGGCGTCTCCCGGAAAGGTATGATTCATAAAGTCTTGGAATCAAAAGCTGAGGAAGCCTTAAATGGAACTTCCGTATTAAACACTATTGCTTTACAAAAAGGGGCTGGAATATTAAGAGTTCATGATGTAAAAGAAGCAATGGAATGTATTAAGCTGGTTGCGATGTTGAAGTAA
- a CDS encoding acyl-CoA thioesterase, protein MNFHTRKWIKPEDLNPNGGLFGGSLLKWIDEEAAIYAIVQLENPKVVTKYMSEINFVSSGKLGDIIEMGITATAFGNTSITMCCEVRNKITRKSILTVDKIVFVNINDYGDPTPHGKTKIKYIEEQFEQENDKES, encoded by the coding sequence ATGAATTTCCACACACGTAAATGGATAAAACCAGAAGATTTGAATCCCAATGGTGGGTTATTTGGTGGTAGCCTTTTGAAATGGATAGATGAAGAAGCTGCGATTTACGCTATTGTACAACTTGAAAATCCAAAGGTGGTTACCAAATATATGTCAGAAATTAACTTTGTAAGTTCTGGAAAGCTTGGTGATATTATCGAAATGGGTATTACAGCTACTGCTTTTGGAAATACATCTATCACGATGTGTTGCGAAGTCAGAAATAAAATTACCCGTAAAAGTATCCTAACTGTAGATAAAATTGTTTTTGTAAATATTAACGATTATGGTGATCCTACGCCGCATGGTAAAACGAAAATAAAATATATTGAGGAGCAATTTGAGCAGGAAAACGATAAAGAATCGTAA
- a CDS encoding shikimate kinase codes for MNDGNSSSPLGAEGLNDAHTDSPLGAEGFELGIIFLIGYMGCGKSTKAKQLAHRFGCPVIDLDSEIVAKTNKSIAAYFEEYGENNFRIYESEMLKTFNYPNNCVVATGGGLPCFFDNMAWMNANGITVYLEMQPAALVSRLEKREKRPLIKDLNDEQLYEFITSKLHERNPYYTQAKVIINAFNLEPAHLEEIILTEIKS; via the coding sequence ATGAACGATGGAAATTCAAGTTCCCCTTTAGGGGCGGAGGGGTTGAACGATGCACATACAGATTCCCCTTTAGGGGCGGAGGGGTTTGAACTCGGTATAATTTTCCTTATTGGCTATATGGGATGCGGAAAAAGTACAAAAGCAAAGCAATTGGCGCATCGGTTTGGTTGTCCGGTTATTGATTTAGACTCCGAAATAGTTGCTAAAACAAATAAATCGATTGCAGCTTATTTTGAAGAATACGGCGAAAATAACTTTAGAATTTACGAAAGTGAAATGCTAAAAACTTTTAATTATCCTAATAATTGCGTGGTTGCGACAGGGGGAGGTTTGCCTTGTTTCTTTGACAACATGGCATGGATGAATGCAAATGGAATAACCGTTTATCTTGAAATGCAACCAGCGGCTTTGGTTTCTAGGTTAGAAAAAAGAGAAAAAAGACCATTAATTAAGGATTTGAACGACGAACAATTATATGAATTCATTACGTCAAAACTTCATGAGCGTAATCCATATTATACTCAGGCAAAAGTGATTATTAATGCATTTAATCTTGAGCCAGCACATTTAGAGGAGATAATTTTAACAGAAATCAAATCATAA